One genomic window of Methanosarcina acetivorans C2A includes the following:
- the purH gene encoding bifunctional phosphoribosylaminoimidazolecarboxamide formyltransferase/IMP cyclohydrolase produces MVKRALLSVSDKTGITEFARGLEALGVKIISTGGTAKILRDAGIEVTDVSEVTGYPEMMGGRVKTLHPRIHGGLLCLRESKEQMEEAEKEDISLIDLVAVNLYPFEITISKEGVELEEAIENIDIGGPTLLRSAAKNYRSVTVISNPSDYGHVLKELRSSGIISDKTRANLAVKAFRHTADYDAAIDTYLSRTLLGEEVLRLKFTDGVKLRYGENWHQSACFYKDPGIEGPSLAKAVQLHGKELSYNNYVDADNALQTVKELGNASPAVAIVKHNNPCGLATGDTLLQALQAAWDGDPISAYGSIICTNETFDLEAATFLNGKFIEIILAPDFKPDALEYLKNKSENLRLLKLPELREVFGTEYTYKYVIGGMLKQSRDIGIYDKWESVTEVSYPEGKRTLSEFCLKACKATKSNAVILAHEYEPGYFMVLGMGAGQPNRVDSIRKLAATKAVENLKVIYEREQPAVAFEEYCQKILSECVMASDAFFPFDDSVVHAAENNIRYIVSPGGSIRDNEVIATANRLGIAMVFTGMRHFLH; encoded by the coding sequence TTGGTAAAAAGGGCACTGCTCAGCGTCTCGGACAAGACAGGAATTACGGAATTTGCACGCGGGCTTGAAGCACTTGGCGTGAAGATCATCTCAACAGGCGGGACTGCGAAAATCCTTCGCGACGCCGGCATCGAGGTTACCGATGTCTCGGAGGTCACAGGCTATCCGGAGATGATGGGGGGAAGAGTCAAAACTCTCCACCCGAGAATTCATGGCGGGCTCCTATGTCTGCGGGAAAGCAAAGAACAGATGGAGGAAGCTGAAAAAGAAGATATCTCCCTCATAGATCTGGTTGCCGTGAACCTGTACCCCTTTGAAATAACGATTTCCAAAGAGGGTGTGGAACTTGAAGAAGCCATCGAAAACATAGACATCGGGGGCCCGACCCTCCTCCGTTCGGCAGCTAAGAACTATCGTTCGGTAACAGTAATATCCAACCCTTCGGACTACGGGCATGTCCTTAAGGAACTGCGCTCAAGTGGGATAATCTCTGACAAAACCCGTGCTAACCTCGCGGTTAAAGCTTTCAGGCATACCGCTGACTATGATGCAGCCATCGATACCTATCTGAGCAGGACCCTGCTTGGAGAAGAGGTGCTGCGCTTGAAGTTTACCGATGGGGTCAAACTCCGCTATGGAGAGAACTGGCACCAGAGTGCCTGTTTCTACAAAGATCCCGGTATCGAAGGCCCGAGTTTGGCAAAAGCAGTTCAGCTCCATGGAAAAGAACTTTCCTACAACAACTATGTTGATGCTGACAATGCCCTTCAGACGGTCAAAGAGCTGGGAAATGCCTCTCCTGCAGTAGCAATTGTAAAACACAATAACCCTTGCGGACTTGCCACTGGAGACACTCTCCTTCAGGCCCTGCAGGCTGCCTGGGACGGAGACCCGATTTCGGCTTATGGGAGCATAATCTGTACAAATGAAACTTTTGACCTCGAAGCTGCAACTTTTCTGAACGGGAAATTCATAGAAATCATTCTTGCTCCTGATTTCAAGCCCGATGCTCTTGAATACCTGAAAAATAAAAGTGAAAATCTGAGGCTCCTGAAGCTTCCGGAACTAAGAGAGGTTTTCGGGACGGAATACACTTACAAATACGTAATCGGAGGCATGCTCAAGCAGAGCCGGGATATAGGTATCTATGACAAATGGGAATCTGTTACCGAAGTTTCCTATCCCGAAGGCAAACGCACCCTTTCGGAGTTCTGCCTTAAAGCCTGCAAAGCCACAAAATCCAATGCCGTGATCCTTGCCCACGAATATGAGCCTGGATATTTCATGGTGCTGGGTATGGGGGCAGGACAGCCTAACAGGGTCGACTCGATCCGCAAACTGGCAGCCACAAAGGCAGTTGAAAATCTGAAGGTAATCTATGAACGTGAGCAGCCTGCTGTAGCCTTCGAAGAATATTGCCAGAAGATTCTGTCCGAATGTGTAATGGCATCGGATGCTTTCTTCCCCTTCGATGACAGCGTAGTCCATGCAGCAGAAAATAACATTCGTTATATTGTCTCCCCGGGCGGATCTATCCGGGACAACGAAGTTATTGCTACTGCAAACAGGCTTGGAATTGCCATGGTTTTTACAGGCATGCGGCATTTCCTCCACTGA
- a CDS encoding dihydrolipoyl dehydrogenase family protein, whose protein sequence is MEKEYDIIILGTGTAGRTLAGRAKSSGLKFAIIDSREYGGTCPLRGCDPKKVLAGASEATDWNNRLIGKGAGTEKPLEINWSSLIEFKRTFTRDYPRETEKMFADMGIDMYHGRANFENENTILVGKDKLKGKYIFLATGSKPRKLNIPGEEYLITSEEFMETEKFPEKIIFVGGGYVSFEFAHIALRAGAEVLILHRSEKPLRDFDSEMADLLVRASEAAGMRILTDRPVVAVEREGDRFLVRAEYKTETGSETQTFNADMVVNGAGRTPDIEDLRLENAGITAEKKGIIVDKHMQTSNPRVYAGGDCTAEGMQLTPVATLQGEIAAANIFDENRAEIDYTGIPSAVFTIPVLASVGITEAKVNDKHRVIFRDRSKWSTTRRAGLEFAASKIIVDETNDHIVGAHILGPNAEEAINIFATAMQLGLRASSIKKMAFTYPTTCSDIRYML, encoded by the coding sequence ATGGAAAAGGAGTACGATATTATAATTCTCGGGACAGGCACTGCAGGCAGAACCCTTGCAGGCAGGGCAAAGTCCTCTGGATTGAAGTTTGCTATTATTGATTCGAGGGAGTACGGAGGTACCTGCCCTCTTAGAGGGTGCGATCCCAAAAAAGTTCTTGCAGGCGCATCGGAAGCTACGGACTGGAACAACAGGCTTATAGGCAAAGGTGCAGGGACAGAGAAACCTTTGGAAATCAATTGGTCTTCACTTATCGAATTCAAGAGAACGTTTACCAGGGATTATCCCCGTGAAACCGAGAAAATGTTCGCAGATATGGGAATTGATATGTATCACGGGAGGGCTAATTTTGAGAATGAGAATACCATACTTGTCGGGAAAGATAAACTTAAAGGGAAATATATTTTCCTTGCAACAGGCTCAAAACCGCGAAAACTGAACATCCCGGGGGAAGAATACCTTATAACAAGTGAAGAATTCATGGAAACCGAGAAGTTCCCTGAAAAGATAATTTTTGTAGGGGGCGGGTATGTCTCTTTCGAGTTTGCACATATTGCCTTGCGAGCAGGGGCGGAAGTTTTAATTTTGCACAGGAGCGAAAAGCCCCTGAGAGATTTTGATTCCGAGATGGCGGATCTGCTTGTCAGAGCTTCTGAGGCTGCAGGGATGAGGATTCTTACAGACAGGCCGGTGGTAGCTGTCGAAAGAGAAGGGGACAGATTTCTGGTCAGGGCCGAGTACAAAACCGAAACCGGATCCGAAACACAGACTTTCAATGCAGACATGGTAGTAAACGGTGCAGGTCGAACGCCTGATATCGAAGACCTGCGGCTTGAAAATGCCGGGATCACAGCCGAAAAAAAAGGGATTATAGTTGATAAGCACATGCAAACTTCAAATCCTCGCGTTTATGCTGGAGGAGACTGCACTGCCGAAGGCATGCAGCTTACTCCGGTAGCAACCCTGCAGGGGGAAATCGCAGCAGCCAATATCTTCGATGAGAATAGAGCTGAAATAGATTACACAGGCATTCCGAGTGCAGTATTTACCATTCCTGTCCTGGCCTCGGTCGGAATCACCGAAGCAAAAGTTAATGATAAACACAGAGTAATTTTCCGTGACCGCAGTAAATGGAGCACCACCAGAAGAGCAGGATTGGAATTTGCAGCCTCAAAGATAATCGTAGATGAAACAAACGATCACATCGTGGGAGCCCATATTCTGGGACCGAATGCCGAAGAGGCCATCAATATATTTGCTACGGCAATGCAGCTTGGGCTAAGGGCATCCAGCATAAAGAAAATGGCGTTCACCTATCCAACGACGTGTTCCGATATTCGTTATATGCTGTAA